The genomic segment CCGGCCGCATACCGACACCCCCGACCCCTTGTCCGGCCGCGCCCCCGGCCGCCTCCCCTTCGACGATGCCCATCCGCCGACCCTTTCTCCGTGCCGGACCGCGACGACTCCCCACGGCCCCCGTACATGTGCACCGCTCAGCGTGAGGGGCCGGCGAGCGCGCTGTCCACCGTCCGTGTCCGTACACTCACGCCGCGTACGAGGGCGCCCGCCCACCCTCGCCCTTCCGGCCGACCGTCAGCCGGTGCTCCATCCGCGCGGGGCACCCTTCGGACAGCTTGTGGCCGAATCACAGCGCACGGCGGTCGCTCGCGGCTGACGGTACTTATCGCGGCCGTAACCGACCGCTACGGTTTGGCCATGGGAGTTTCCGGATCAAGCGTGACCGAAGATGAGAACAGCGGGCCGTCCGAGGCGGTCAAGGCCACCGCGCGCCAGTTACTGGTGAAACTGGGGGCCGCAGGGCTGTCCCCGGAGGCCGTCGCCCAGGAGGGCGGTTTCGCCGTCGCCGAGGTGGAGGCCGTCTTCCCGCATCGCGACGATCTCCTCACCGCACTCGTCATCGACGCCTACAACAACTCGGCCGCCGCGATGGAGCGGGCCGACCAGGCCGCCCGGGAGGCCGGGGCCCCGGCGGGCGCGCGGCTCCTGGCGGTGACGCGGGCGCTGCGGGAGTGGTCCTTCGCCAACACCGGCGAGTTCACGCTGATCTACGGCTCCCCCGTGCCGGACTACCACGCCCCGCAGGACACCGTGCCGCCCGCCGCGCGCACCCCCGCCGTACTGGCCGGGATCGTACGCTCGGCGCTGGAGGCCGGTGAACTCACCCCGCCCCGGCGGGAGGTGCCCGGGCCGCCGCTGCTCCTGCCGGAGGCCGTGCAGGTCTTCGGCGGCACGCCACCGGCTCCGTTCTCGGACGTCATCGAGCGCGGCATCGTGCTGTGGAGCAGCCTGATCGGGCTCCTGGTGTTCCAGGTCTTCAGCCGCACCCACGACAGCGTGCGGGACGAGTCCGCGTTCTTCGACTACGCCGTCGCCGTGGCCGCCGAGGGCATCGGGCTCACGGTGCCCGCGGGCGAGACCGCCGAGTAGTCCGTCCGACCAGTCCGGCCGCGCGCCGCGCGGCACCAACCGGGGGATCAGGCCAGTCAGTGAACAGCATCAGAATCCTCTGCTTCGTCATCGCGGCGGTCTCGTCCTACGCCGCGCTCGCCTACCGGCTGTTCCAGGTGAGGCGCAGCTGGCGGGACACCACCTACCGCACGCTGATGGTCACGCTGCTCCTCCAGTGCCTCACCTTCACGATGGGTGCCGTCGCCATGGGGAGCGACAGCTTCCTGGGCGTCGGCAACCTCGCGATCCTGGTGATGCACGTGTCGGCGGTGGCCTTCTGCGTCAGCGCGCAGATCATCCTGCTGCGCTGGGCGACCGACGGTGAGGAGGCGGCGTGGAAGACCCGCACCTGGCTGGTGGCCGGTATCGCCCTGAACGCGCTGCTGATCGCGCTGTTCTTCGTCGCCGACGGGCCCGGCCGGCCGGCGTCGGACTTCAACACCGGCAGCGGGCAGCCGCTGGTGCTCACCTATCTGCTGTTCTTCATCGTCTCCCAGGCGATTCCGTGCGTGACGATCTTCCGCCAGTGCGGCCGTTACGCGCGGATGACGGACAACGACTCGCTGCGGCAGGCCCTGCGGATGCTCCGCGTCGCCGCGGTGGTCCTCTTCCTCTACTGCTCCGCGCGGACGGTCAACATCCTCACCGCCGCGGCCGGGGTGGACATCGGCGTCTGGCAGCTCGCCTCCAACATCTTCAGCGCGGCGGGCATCCTCGTCCTCTCCCTCAGCCTGACCATCCCGTCCTGGGGCGGGTCGGTCGCCAAGCTGGTGGAGTGGGCGCGCAGTTACCGGTCGTACCGGGTGCTGTATCCGCTGTGGCGGGATCTGTACGAGTCCTCCCCGGACATCGTTCTGGAGCCGTCCGGGGCCGCCTCCGTCTCCGATCTCAACTACCGCCTCCACCGGCGGGTGGTGGAGATACGCGACGGCTGGCGGGACCTGCGCCCCTATATCGACCGGGCCTCGAACGGCGCGGGCGGGGCGGGTCCGGGGGCGAGCGAGGAGTCCCGGCAGGCGTTCGCCGAAGCGGCGCAGATCCGGCAGGCGCTGCAGGCCAAGCGCACCGGCACCATCCCGGATGACAACAAGGACGCCGGCGGCGATTTCGAGGACCGCGACACGGACAACCTCACCGC from the Streptomyces xinghaiensis S187 genome contains:
- a CDS encoding TetR-like C-terminal domain-containing protein; the encoded protein is MGVSGSSVTEDENSGPSEAVKATARQLLVKLGAAGLSPEAVAQEGGFAVAEVEAVFPHRDDLLTALVIDAYNNSAAAMERADQAAREAGAPAGARLLAVTRALREWSFANTGEFTLIYGSPVPDYHAPQDTVPPAARTPAVLAGIVRSALEAGELTPPRREVPGPPLLLPEAVQVFGGTPPAPFSDVIERGIVLWSSLIGLLVFQVFSRTHDSVRDESAFFDYAVAVAAEGIGLTVPAGETAE
- a CDS encoding MAB_1171c family putative transporter, yielding MNSIRILCFVIAAVSSYAALAYRLFQVRRSWRDTTYRTLMVTLLLQCLTFTMGAVAMGSDSFLGVGNLAILVMHVSAVAFCVSAQIILLRWATDGEEAAWKTRTWLVAGIALNALLIALFFVADGPGRPASDFNTGSGQPLVLTYLLFFIVSQAIPCVTIFRQCGRYARMTDNDSLRQALRMLRVAAVVLFLYCSARTVNILTAAAGVDIGVWQLASNIFSAAGILVLSLSLTIPSWGGSVAKLVEWARSYRSYRVLYPLWRDLYESSPDIVLEPSGAASVSDLNYRLHRRVVEIRDGWRDLRPYIDRASNGAGGAGPGASEESRQAFAEAAQIRQALQAKRTGTIPDDNKDAGGDFEDRDTDNLTAEIVWLTKVASAYRRLGKTG